One Pyrus communis chromosome 13, drPyrComm1.1, whole genome shotgun sequence genomic window carries:
- the LOC137713732 gene encoding growth-regulating factor 3-like isoform X1 has translation MDFHLKQWKTQQQEQSEEQHSAKIPKLDLDPHQNSEHPSAGYALPLFVSEPNTKILSAFSDSSPATSRFPKMGSYFSLSQWQELELQALIFRYMAAGAAVPSELLQPIRKSLLRSAPYFLHHPLQQFPHFQPALLQSGYWGRAAMDPEPTRCRRTDGKKWRCSRDVVAGQKYCERHVHRGRNRSRKPVEVTTTTTTTTNGCGGGSGSNLNIATTTTTNTSASGAHFALSGSSLSPSVDLRHLNQSSSESRPENRILLESLGEFSASAKSDSHVLRPFFDDWPGKLQELDNAGSRPSSMNSATSLSISIRGNTSSDVSLKLSTGNGVEPGHQDSHAERGQPQLNWPAGWATNQMASMGGPLAEALRSSSNSNSSPTSVLHRLPRSSASETSFIST, from the exons atgGACTTCCACCTTAAGCAATGGAAAACCCAGCAGCAGGAGCAGTCAGAGGAACAACATTCTGCAAAGATACCAAAACTTGACCTAGATCCCCATCAAAACTCAGAGCATCCATCTGCTGGGTATGCTCTCCCTCTGTTTGTATCTGAACCCAACACCAAAATCCTGTCAGCATTTTCTGATTCCTCACCTGCCACCTCCAGATTTCCCA AAATGGGAAGCTATTTCAGCTTGTCACAGTGGCAGGAGCTGGAGCTGCAGGCTTTGATATTCAGGTACATGGCGGCCGGTGCGGCTGTTCCTTCTGAGCTTCTTCAGCCAATCAGGAAAAGCCTTCTCCGTTCTGCTCCTTATTTCCTCCACCACCCTCTCCAACAGTTCCCTCACTTTCAACCTGCTT TGTTGCAATCAGGGTATTGGGGAAGAGCTGCCATGGATCCGGAACCGACAAGGTGCAGGAGGACAGATGGTAAGAAATGGCGGTGCTCGAGAGATGTGGTGGCGGGTCAGAAGTACTGTGAGCGCCATGTGCACCGTGGCAGAAACCGTTCAAGAAAGCCTGTGGAAgtcaccaccacaaccaccacgACGACCAACGGTTGTGGCGGAGGGAGTGGCAGTAATCTTAATATtgctaccaccaccaccaccaatacaTCAGCTAGTGGGGCTCATTTCGCTCTCTCTGGATCCTCATTATCCCCTTCAGTTGATCTGCGTCATCTCAACCAAAG TTCTTCAGAATCCAGACCTGAGAACAGGATCCTCTTAGAGTCCCTCGGTGAGTTCTCTGCGAGTGCGAAATCCGACAGCCATGTATTGAGGCCTTTTTTTGATGACTGGCCGGGGAAGCTCCAAGAACTCGACAATGCAGGAAGCAGACCTAGCTCAATGAACTCGGCCACCAGCCTCTCCATTTCGATACGTGGAAATACCTCATCGGATGTGTCGTTGAAATTGTCTACTGGCAATGGGGTCGAGCCAGGCCACCAGGACAGCCATGCCGAGCGTGGGCAGCCACAGTTGAATTGGCCCGCTGGGTGGGCAACAAACCAAATGGCGTCCATGGGAGGACCACTTGCAGAGGCCCTGCGGTCCTCTTCCAACTCCAATTCCTCACCAACCAGCGTCTTACATCGGTTGCCCCGTAGCTCTGCCTCCGAAACTAGCTTCATCAGCACTTGA
- the LOC137713732 gene encoding growth-regulating factor 3-like isoform X2 yields the protein MGSYFSLSQWQELELQALIFRYMAAGAAVPSELLQPIRKSLLRSAPYFLHHPLQQFPHFQPALLQSGYWGRAAMDPEPTRCRRTDGKKWRCSRDVVAGQKYCERHVHRGRNRSRKPVEVTTTTTTTTNGCGGGSGSNLNIATTTTTNTSASGAHFALSGSSLSPSVDLRHLNQSSSESRPENRILLESLGEFSASAKSDSHVLRPFFDDWPGKLQELDNAGSRPSSMNSATSLSISIRGNTSSDVSLKLSTGNGVEPGHQDSHAERGQPQLNWPAGWATNQMASMGGPLAEALRSSSNSNSSPTSVLHRLPRSSASETSFIST from the exons ATGGGAAGCTATTTCAGCTTGTCACAGTGGCAGGAGCTGGAGCTGCAGGCTTTGATATTCAGGTACATGGCGGCCGGTGCGGCTGTTCCTTCTGAGCTTCTTCAGCCAATCAGGAAAAGCCTTCTCCGTTCTGCTCCTTATTTCCTCCACCACCCTCTCCAACAGTTCCCTCACTTTCAACCTGCTT TGTTGCAATCAGGGTATTGGGGAAGAGCTGCCATGGATCCGGAACCGACAAGGTGCAGGAGGACAGATGGTAAGAAATGGCGGTGCTCGAGAGATGTGGTGGCGGGTCAGAAGTACTGTGAGCGCCATGTGCACCGTGGCAGAAACCGTTCAAGAAAGCCTGTGGAAgtcaccaccacaaccaccacgACGACCAACGGTTGTGGCGGAGGGAGTGGCAGTAATCTTAATATtgctaccaccaccaccaccaatacaTCAGCTAGTGGGGCTCATTTCGCTCTCTCTGGATCCTCATTATCCCCTTCAGTTGATCTGCGTCATCTCAACCAAAG TTCTTCAGAATCCAGACCTGAGAACAGGATCCTCTTAGAGTCCCTCGGTGAGTTCTCTGCGAGTGCGAAATCCGACAGCCATGTATTGAGGCCTTTTTTTGATGACTGGCCGGGGAAGCTCCAAGAACTCGACAATGCAGGAAGCAGACCTAGCTCAATGAACTCGGCCACCAGCCTCTCCATTTCGATACGTGGAAATACCTCATCGGATGTGTCGTTGAAATTGTCTACTGGCAATGGGGTCGAGCCAGGCCACCAGGACAGCCATGCCGAGCGTGGGCAGCCACAGTTGAATTGGCCCGCTGGGTGGGCAACAAACCAAATGGCGTCCATGGGAGGACCACTTGCAGAGGCCCTGCGGTCCTCTTCCAACTCCAATTCCTCACCAACCAGCGTCTTACATCGGTTGCCCCGTAGCTCTGCCTCCGAAACTAGCTTCATCAGCACTTGA
- the LOC137713061 gene encoding 1,4-alpha-glucan-branching enzyme 2-2, chloroplastic/amyloplastic-like isoform X2 has translation MVSTLSGIRFPLLPSAYTSHTSFNGDRRTSGGLSLFLSNTSFSRKIFAGKSSYDSDLPSLAVAASKKILVPDSQSDGSSSLTEQLGATSTVSEDLQVIEDVDNVAMEDEEKLEDAPSLVVDNVDDAEAKVEDVPHPLEVTASTATSKAKGKTIPPPGNGQKIYEIDPLLVRHRDHLDYRYGQYKRLREEIDKYEGSLEVFSRGYEKFGFTRSAEGITYREWAPGAKSASLIGDFNNWNTNADVMTRNEFGVWEIFLPNNADGSPSIPHGSRVKIRMDTPSGIKDSISAWIKFSVQAPGEIPYNGIYYDPPEEEKYVFQHSQPTRPKSLRIYEAHVGMSSTEPKINTYAEFRDDVLPRIKKLGYNAVQLMAIQEHSYYASFGYHVTNFFAPSSRCGTPDDLKSLIDKAHELGLLVLMDIVHSHASNNTLDGLNMFDGTDSHYFHSGSRGYHWMWDSRLFNYGSWEVLRYLLSNARWWLEEYKFDGFRFDGVTSMMYTHHGLKVAFTGNYSEYFGLATDVDAVTYLMLVNDLIHGLYPEAVTVGEDVSGMPTFCVAVTDGGVGFDYRLQMAIADKWIELLQKRDEEWKMGDIVFTLTNRRWRENCVAYAESHDQALVGDKTIAFWLMDKDMYDFMALDRPSTPRIDRGIALHKMIRLITMGLGGEGYLNFMGNEFGHPEWIDFPRGAQHLPSGKIVPGNNNSFDKCRRRFDLGDADYLRYHGMQEFDRAMQHLEQTYGFMTSEHQYISRKDEGDKIIVFERGDLVFVFNFHWSKSYSDYRIGCLKPGKYKIVLDSDEKLFGGFDRLDHSAEYFTTDGWFDDRPHSFLLYAPCRTAVVYALVEGPKKG, from the exons GGAAGATCTTTGCTGGAAAGTCTTCGTATGATTCTGATTTGCCGTCTTTAGCAGTTGCTGCATCGAAGAAAATTCTTGTTCCGGACAGCCAGAGTGATGGCTCTTCGTCTTTGACGGAGCAATTGGGAGCCACGAGTACAGTTTCAGAGGATCTTCAG GTGATTGAGGATGTAGATAATGTAGCAATGGAAGATGAAGAGAAGCTTGAGGATGCCCCTTCATTAGTTGTGGACAATGTTGATGATGCTGAAGCGAAGGTTGAGGACGTACCTCATCCCTTAGAAGTTACAGCAAGTACTGCTACAAGCAAAGCGAAGGGAAAGACAATTCCACCGCCTGGCAATGGGCAAAAGATATATGAAATAGATCCACTTTTGGTGCGTCACCGTGATCATCTTGATTACCG TTATGGACAATACAAAAGGCTGCGTGAGGAGATTGACAAGTACGAAGGCAGTTTAGAGGTGTTTTCTCGTGGCTATGAGAAGTTTGGTTTCACACGCAG TGCGGAAGGTATCACTTATAGGGAGTGGGCTCCTGGGGCAAAG TCAGCATCACTGATTGGAGATTTCAACAATTGGAACACAAATGCAGATGTGATGACTCGG AATGAATTTGGAGTCTGGGAGATCTTTTTGCCAAACAATGCAGATGGCTCACCTTCGATTCCACATGGTTCTCGAGTGAAG ATCCGTATGGATACTCCTTCAGGCATCAAAGACTCGATTTCTGCTTGGATCAAGTTTTCTGTGCAGGCTCCAGGTGAAATCCCATATAATGGCATATACTATGATCCACCAGAAGAG GAAAAGTACGTATTTCAACATTCTCAGCCGACGAGACCAAAATCACTTCGCATTTATGAGGCACATGTTGGAATGAGTAGCACG GAGCCCAAAATTAACACATATGCTGAATTCAGAGATGATGTGCTTCCACGCATTAAGAAGCTTGGTTACAATGCTGTTCAGCTCATGGCCATTCAAGAGCACTCCTACTATGCTAGCTTTGG GTACCATGTCACCAATTTTTTTGCACCTAGCAGTCGCTGTGGAACCCCTGACGATCTGAAGTCTCTGATAGATAAAGCTCACGAGCTTGGTCTGCTTGTACTTATGGATATTGTTCACAG CCATGCATCAAATAACACGTTGGATGGGTTGAACATGTTTGATGGAACCGATAGTCATTATTTCCACTCTGGGTCTCGAGGATATCATTGGATGTGGGATTCCCGCTTGTTTAATTATGGAAGCTGGGAG GTTTTGAGGTATCTTCTTTCCAATGCAAGGTGGTGGCTGGAAGAATACAAGTTCGATGGGTTCAGATTTGATGGTGTGACTTCAATGATGTACACTCACCATGGATTGAAG GTAGCATTTACTGGAAATTACAGTGAGTACTTTGGATTAGCAACAGATGTAGATGCTGTGACTTACCTGATGCTGGTTAACGATCTGATTCACGGGCTTTACCCTGAAGCTGTTACCGTTGGTGAAGAT GTTAGTGGAATGCCAACTTTCTGTGTTGCTGTTACCGATGGtggtgttggatttgattatcgCCTGCAAATGGCTATTGCTGATAAATGGATTGAGCTCCTTCA GAAAAGGGATGAAGAGTGGAAAATGGGTGATATTGTTTTCACGCTCACCAACAGAAGGTGGCGGGAGAACTGTGTTGCTTATGCCGAAAGTCATGACCAAGCTCTTGTTGGTGACAAAACAATTGCATTTTGGCTGATGGACAAG GATATGTATGATTTCATGGCTTTGGACAGACCATCAACTCCCCGTATAGATCGTGGAATAGCATTACATAAAATGATTAGGCTTATTACTATGGGATTAGGCGGAGAAGGATATCTGAATTTCATGGGAAATGAATTTGGCCATCCTG AGTGGATTGATTTTCCAAGAGGTGCTCAACATCTTCCAAGCGGTAAAATAGTTCCTGGGAACAATAACAGTTTTGACAAATGCCGACGTAGATTTGATCTT GGGGATGCTGACTATCTAAGATATCACGGGATGCAAGAATTTGATCGAGCAATGCAACATCTCGAACAAACCTATGGT TTCATGACTTCCGAGCACCAATATATATCACGGAAGGATGAAGGAGACAAAATTATTGTCTTTGAAAGGGGAGACCTGGTTTTTGTCTTCAATTTTCATTGGAGTAAAAGCTATTCAGACTACCGAATTGGCTGCTTAAAGCCAGGAAAGTACAAG ATTGTCTTGGATTCAGATGAAAAGTTATTTGGGGGCTTCGATAGGCTTGATCACAGTGCTGAGTACTTCACGACT GATGGGTGGTTTGATGACCGGCCTCATTCTTTCCTCCTCTATGCACCTTGTAGAACAGCTGTGGTCTACGCTCTTGTAGAGGGACCTAAAAAAGGCTGA